In Solenopsis invicta isolate M01_SB chromosome 1, UNIL_Sinv_3.0, whole genome shotgun sequence, one genomic interval encodes:
- the LOC105197942 gene encoding uncharacterized protein LOC105197942 isoform X3, whose amino-acid sequence MKQDQRPRRQALFQIAKVLWHLDIFRRSFRELSGHACMRESCIFCALKDLFSQLQFSQESALPPDTLRRALAESFLDQQRFQLGFMDDAAECFENILLRIHLHIASGEAEDMCSARHCVPHQKFAMTLVEQSVCGACGATSEPLPFTQMVHYVSASALTSQAHQTPLNSRNNPDLFGQLLRRAGGMGDIRDCPSSCGAKIQICRTLMNRPEIVSVGVVWDSERPSLEHIMDVFATVGTSLRLSDVFHSVIDSRWGANTVHNLVGVVTYYGKHYSTFFFHTKLKVWIYFDDATVKEIGPRWDQVVEKCRRGRYQPLLLLYATPAGTPVNTENAPKTIIPFPNNNGLKTPPKNSVRRSITPSPEKPSINSTARRAITPNPDSPPHHYTQRSVYSDYQNLTDIQNNIFGNQGVDAVDGDIESKYISRRAVENVMQQQKKQQMQLTRSLSVGSAPQDGISIPDHMNVPRRRDSGNWSGDRNSASSSSSTTMDNTYLYIVNKMQRNSGVPKSPISKSGELSSSSSGHYDAGYDSYSLSSTDSLPLQQGLKHNLQLAQIPEGYQPSSGDDCERLCKETDALLDKSRAAEDAGDLNTAVALCNAASNKARAAMDAPYNNPHTITIARMKHNTCVMRTRSLHRRMLQEQVAVNGDKEDGALEGRHSRENSKSSQHSRQSSRDKGNHSRQNSRELLVNAPTTVVDKPSTKSIEIYATLPKKKTLRSKATAVNVIEDEEYMLYDRPTQRTGLFSRTKRCEDDKKDKKRARSEERNKNVSKDFSVAPSRLSPSPKGVKIEKPKEVETNATVVRNTQLNNAAAIEQKQGKKQHKIRRKLLMGGLIKRKNRSMPDLREGQDGQTNVNVEGSSVLPKQSVDDSSVGLKGSDVSQSLSGYLSEGHLEFAGNNGPGNTSNPNLERSRLMRKSFHGSAGKVLHVAKVPPPPPLRTTSQLSKSKCSGEVHNEQQSDKAAYPLPDNRCVPNLSQDQNNAYWNHMNSSNSPNVTNRTSDYVDYSHSESHSLPFLPSYNEQNTNISGACQTNYNNKPRIQDDVVQYANGILYEPTFVVTRADVHNEQSPPKQQFQPDSLPPYPENGNISHSRQPSEDFPPPPYPSIHSVSHSRQTSEDFPPPPSPIDEPIQLQETQQIQVSVQPQQRAQQLEVQQIGSLLTQLQNKREQILTDDLNKEKRTQEYEDEEKSSSETWLRELQAKQAERKMKRQGPLNQDIPKVNPSRPTIPGPTIARRTSDLMMNNLGQSYDQGRDVTDCPRVASSVKDMAARFEQIKMQPVPKSDVDVKPQIKQSVNCPILISDMPQETSSMECSKSAKLSIENTAVFTKTETSNSQTVLNSSFDSSSSQNSFISMVPSNESVQQSELNAAMLSMSLTLPHENGLPIDCPEDDISEVAMQNTIQNTTILPSEEDIAPRKVKRRIGKKKSVSFCDQVVLVATAEDDEKDSYIPNPILERVLRSAMNKPETAQVLREIRSLQEAETIRESTAAKFQQQTLPLKSEADSMPATPFQDQLRSVNPTPDTIKPPFGRQNSNDSIGSLTDKKSPGSCGNEGKDVVDRKETYAGVPMNTSKPTSYSPQLQQQIRYSQNGYTQYMQSVYPQTQAPHPRNQIIPLSQTQKPASPYPTQMNGQYIQNGMQQTKILPQKNGYGTYYQQQLHNQLEQQHNQMNKQVTVQPQQNTLNQRIPSHNASPITVQHSQQQFYPPNQSPSPYQSQYSQSSYQGHPYQTVLPQNRASQPQYQPPPNPLVSYQQQQQQNVQNYQQRHDNYQRQLSSQKIEQQGSMMPNQTYPKTLQNGQIQPNVKYPPYQHPPLSKQMHFAMSTAKVVPMVTQQPPLQTPTGIATTVRALVTPCNLCRKRNVLEPALYCTDCDFYMSRFRPTNKTT is encoded by the exons ATGAAGCAGGATCAGAGGCCGCGGAGGCAGGCCCTCTTCCAGATTGCCAAG gtcTTGTGGCATCTCGACATTTTTCGACGAAGCTTCAGAGAACTCTCCGGACATGCATGCATGCGAGAATCCTGCATTTTCTGCGCACTTAAG GACCTGTTCTCGCAGCTGCAGTTTTCGCAAGAGAGTGCTCTGCCGCCCGACACATTACGCCGTGCGTTGGCCGAGAGCTTTCTCGATCAGCAGAGGTTTCAGCTTGGTTTTATGGACGACGCGGCAGAATGTTTC GAAAACATTCTCTTACGTATACATCTTCACATCGCAAGTGGCGAGGCTGAAGATATGTGCAGCGCAAGGCATTGTGTGCCGCATCAGAAATTTGCCATGACGCTTGTCGAGCAAAGCGTTTGTGGGGCTTGCGGTGCAACGTCGGAGCCATTGCCTTTTACTCAG ATGGTTCATTACGTGTCTGCCTCAGCCTTGACATCTCAAGCTCATCAAACGCCATTAAATTCTAGAAATAATCCGGATCTCTTCGGACAACTTCTCCGAAGAGCTGGCGGAATGGGTGACATCCGTGACTGTCCG AGTTCTTGCGGTGCGAAAATTCAAATATGTCGAACCTTGATGAATCGGCCGGAAATAGTTTCCGTTGGCGTCGTCTGGGATAGCGAACGACCATCATTGGAGCATATCATGGATGTTTTTGCGACCGTGGGCACGTCCCTTCGGCTTAGTGACGTCTTCCACAGCGTGATAGATTCTCGATGGGGTGCCAATACCGTGCATAATCTTGTAGGAGTGGTTACCTATTACGGAAAACATTATTCTACGTTCTTCTTCCACACGAAGTTGAAG GTGTGGATCTACTTCGACGATGCCACTGTCAAGGAAATTGGACCGCGGTGGGATCAAGTCGTGGAAAAGTGTAGAAGAGGTCGTTATCAGCCTTTGCTACTCCTATACGCGACGCCTGCCGGTACACCTGTTAATACTGAGAACGCTCCAAAGACTATTATTCCTTTTCCGAATAACAATGGCCTAAAGACACCCCCAAAGAACAGCGTGCGCCGTTCAATTACGCCTAGTCCTGAAAAGCCATCCATCAATAGCACTGCCAGACGTGCCATCACACCTAATCCTGACAGTCCACCGCACCACTACACTCAACGAAGCGTTTATAGTGATTACCAGAATCTCACCGACatccaaaataatatatttggcAATCAG gGCGTAGACGCAGTTGATGGTGACATAGAATCGAAGTATATTAGCCGTCGCGCTGTGGAAAATGTAATGCAACAACAGAAAAAACAGCAGATGCAGTTGACACGTAGCTTAAGCGTCGGATCGGCGCCTCAAGATGGTATCAGTATCCCTGACCATATGAATGTGCCTCGAAGACGGGATTCTGGTAACTGGTCCGGTGATCGAAACAGCGCGTCGTCGAGTTCGTCGACTACGATGGACAATACGTACTtgtatattgttaataaaatgcaaagaaACTCGGGTGTACCTAAAAGCCCTATCAGCAAATCTGGGGAACTCTCGAGCAGCAGCAGCGGTCATTACGACGCTGGTTACGATTCCTATTCTTTGTCCTCCACCGATAGTCTTCCACTTCAGCAAGGTTTAAAACACAATTTGCAG CTTGCTCAAATACCTGAAGGTTATCAACCTTCTTCCGGCGATGATTGCGAACGGTTATGCAAAGAAACGGATGCTTTGCTGGATAAATCTCGTGCCGCCGAAGATGCTGGCGATCTTAACACGGCCGTTGCATTGTGCAATGCCGCCAGCAATAAAGCTAGAGCAGCGATGGACGCTCCGTACAATAATCCTCACACAATCACGATAGCAAGAATGAAACACAATACTTGCGTCATGAGAACAAGGAGTTTGCATAGGCGAATGCTGCAAGAACAAGTTGCCGTTAACGGTGACAAAGAAG atGGAGCACTCGAAGGAAGACACTCGCGAGAGAATAGTAAATCGAGCCAACACTCGAGACAAAGTTCGCGAGATAAAGGTAATCATTCCCGACAAAATAGTCGGGAGCTTCTCGTAAATGCACCAACAACAGTGGTAGATAAACCTAGCACGAAGAGTATCGAGATTTACGCTACTTTACCGAAGAAGAAGACTTTACGTAGCAAAGCGACAGCGGTGAACGTCATTGAGGATGAGGAATACATGTTATATGATCGTCCAACACAAAGGACAGGCTTGTTTAGCCGTACGAAACGTTGTGAAGACGATAAGAAAGATAAGAAACGCGCGAGAAGTGAGGAGAGGAACAAGAACGTATCAAAGGATTTTTCGGTAGCACCATCCAGATTATCACCATCCCCAAAAGGAGTAAAGATTGAGAAGCCGAAGGAAGTCGAGACTAACGCAACTGTCGTCAGAAATACACAGCTAAACAATGCAGCTGCGATTGAACAGAAGCAAGGTAAGAAGCAACACAAGATACGCAGAAAATTGCTTATGGGTGGATTGATCAAAAGGAAGAATAGAAGTATGCCAGATTTACGAGAAGGGCAGGATGGCCAGACGAATGTGAATGTGGAAGGATCATCCGTCTTACCGAAACAGTCAGTAGACGACTCGAGCGTTGGTCTAAAAGGTAGTGACGTAAGTCAATCACTGAGCGGTTATTTGTCAGAGGGACACTTGGAATTTGCTGGAAACAACGGACCTGGAAATACTAGTAATCCAAATCTCGAGAGAAGTCGTTTGATGAGGAAGAGCTTCCACGGCAGCGCCGGTAAAGTATTACACGTGGCGAAAGTGCCTCCGCCCCCTCCGCTCAGAACCACTTCTCAACTTAGCAAGTCTAAGTGTTCGGGCGAAGTGCACAATGAGCAGCAATCCGACAAAGCTGCATATCCTTTGCCGGACAATCGGTGCGTGCCTAACTTGTCGCAGGATCAAAACAATGCTTATTGGAATCATATGAATTCGAGCAATTCACCTAATGTAACAAACAGGACTTCGGATTATGTTGATTATTCGCACTCGGAATCGCATTCGCTTCCATTTTTGCCGTCTTATAATGAACAGAATACTAATATTTCTGGAGCGTGTCAAACGAACTATAATAATAAGCCTAGGATTCAGGATGACGTCGTACAATATGCTAATGGCATACTGTATGAGCCGACCTTCGTTGTCACTCGCGCGGACGTGCACAATGAGCAGAGTCCTCCCAAACAACAATTTCAACCGGATTCTTTACCACCTTATCCCGAGAACGGCAACATTTCTCATTCGCGACAACCAAGCGAGGACTTTCCACCACCACCGTATCCGTCAATCCATTCGGTGTCGCATTCGAGACAAACCAGTGAGGATTTCCCTCCACCGCCATCACCAATCGATGAGCCGATTCAACTTCAAGAGACTCAACAGATTCAAGTTTCCGTTCAACCGCAGCAACGCGCGCAGCAATTAGAAGTGCAGCAGATTGGCAGTCTGTTAACGCAGTTGCAAAACAAAAGAGAGCAGATTTTAACCGACGATTTAAATAAAGAGAAGCGAACACAGGAGTACGAGGATGAAGAAAAGTCTTCGAGTGAAACGTGGTTGAGGGAATTACAAGCTAAACAAGcagaaagaaaaatgaagagACAAGGACCTTTAAATCAAGATATTCCAAAAGTTAATCCTTCGAGACCGACGATTCCAGGACCGACTATCGCTAGGAGAACCAGCGATTTAATGATGAATAATCTCGGACAGAGTTACGACCAAGGTCGTGACGTTACGGACTGTCCGAGAGTCGCTTCTTCAGTAAAAGACATGGCCGCTAGATTTGAACAAATCAAAATGCAACCTGTTCCGAAGTCAGACGTAGATGTAAAACCTCAAATTAAACAGAGTGTAAATTGCCCGATACTAATATCGGACATGCCTCAGGAAACATCATCGATGGAGTGTTCGAAATCGGCTAAATTATCTATTGAGAATACTGCAGTCTTCACGAAGACAGAAACTTCAAATTCTCAAACCGTTTTAAACTCTAGTTTTGACTCGAGTTCCAGCCAAAATAGTTTTATCTCCATGGTGCCGTCAAACGAATCTGTTCAACAGAGCGAATTAAATGCGGCGATGTTATCCATGTCCTTGACACTCCCGCATGAGAATGGTTTGCCTATTGATTGTCCGGAAGACGACATCAGCGAAGTGGCGATGCAGAACACTATACAAAACACAACAATACTGCCAAGCGAGGAGGATATTGCGCCACGCAAGGTGAAACGGCGAATTGGGAAAAAGAAAAGCGTATCATTTTGCGATCAAGTGGTACTCGTTGCAACAGCGGAGGATGACGAAAAGGATTCGTATATACCCAATCCTATTTTGGAGAGAGTCTTGCGCTCTGCGATGAATAAACCAGAAACTGCTCAAGTACTGCGAGAAATCAGAAGTCTTCAGGAGGCAGAGACGATTCGTGAAAGCACTGCTGCAAAATTCCAACAACAGACCCTTCCTTTAAAGAGCGAAGCCGACAGCATGCCAGCGACACCTTTCCAAGATCAACTGAGGAGCgttaatccgacaccagacacCATTAAACCACCGTTTGGACGACAGAATTCAAACGATTCGATCGGATCATTAACGGATAAGAAGTCTCCCGGGTCTTGCGGAAATGAAGGCAAAGACGTAGTTGATCGTAAAGAGACCTATGCTGGCGTTCCCATGAACACTTCGAAACCGACGTCTTATTCACCGCAGCTGCAACAGCAAATTAGATACAGTCAGAATGGATACACGCAGTATATGCAATCGGTATATCCGCAGACACAAGCGCCCCATCCAAGAAATCAGATTATTCCTTTATCGCAAACTCAAAAGCCAGCTAGCCCTTACCCGACGCAAATGAATGGACAGTATATTCAAAATGGAATGCAACAGACGAAAATATTACCTCAGAAAAACGGCTATGGAACATATTATCAGCAACAATTGCATAATCAATTGGAGCAGCAGCATAATCAAATGAACAAGCAAGTGACTGTTCAACCGCAGCAGAATACTCTGAATCAAAGAATACCGTCTCACAATGCTAGCCCGATAACTGTTCAGCATTCGCAGCAGCAATTTTATCCGCCTAATCAATCGCCGAGTCCATATCAAAGTCAATACTCTCAAAGTTCCTATCAGGGTCATCCCTATCAAACGGTTCTTCCGCAAAATAGAGCGAGCCAACCGCAATATCAGCCACCACCCAACCCACTTGTGTCCTatcagcaacaacagcaacaaaATGTCCAGAACTATCAGCAGAGACATGACAACTACCAGCGCCAACTATCATCTCAGAAGATAGAGCAACAAGGTTCTATGATGCCTAATCAGACGTATCCTAAGACTTTGCAGAATGGTCAGATACAACCGAATGTCAAGTATCCGCCTTATCAGCATCCACCGCTTTCCAAACAGATGCACTTTGCGATGTCCACCGCGAAAGTCGTTCCGATGGTCACGCAACAACCTCCTTTGCAAACGCCAACAGGCATTGCAACTACCGTGAGAGCACTCGTAACACCCTGTAATCTTTGCCGAAAGAGAAATGTGCTTGAGCCAGCTTTATATTGCACGGATTGCGATTTTTACATGTCGCGTTTTCGGCCGACTAACAAAACTACATGA